In the Arachis ipaensis cultivar K30076 chromosome B10, Araip1.1, whole genome shotgun sequence genome, one interval contains:
- the LOC107624281 gene encoding vinorine synthase: MKKLEVEVTSKEIIKPSSPTPKHLRCYQLSFLDQISPMVYNPTVLFYSLDQITQFNFNATTTTISNHLKKSLSLALTHFYPLAGRLDGGKGFIDCADDGVPYIETTVKNCKLAEVTHNPIPGELNILVPFKLDDITNIIFGVQLNVFDCGGIAIGACLSHQIADALSFFNFLNHWASIATKKRNPPTPQFLSSKLFPPINISGFDPRSGITTENVACKLFLFDSSVVETLRENYAMENNNDGERKPTRVEALSAFIWGRYVAVTTECYEDPEKKKKKKRRMYAVVHAVNLRPKMEPPLPEDSFGNYYRITMTIPSLNAQQKCYGLVKQVRDEIKKIDKEYIRKLQEGNEHLDFLKDSSERVLVKGEFVSFSFTSLCRFPLYDADFGWGKPTWVGSPALTFKNLVVFCDTKNGGGIEAYVSLKMEDMEKFEADKELLACVNKNKP; encoded by the exons atgAAGAAACTAGAAGTGGAAGTAACCTCCAAAGAAATCATCAAACCTTCTTCTCCAACTCCAAAGCACCTTCGATGTTACCAACTCTCTTTTCTTGATCAAATATCTCCCATGGTCTACAACCCCACCGTTCTCTTCTACTCTCTCGACCAAATCACCCAATTCAACTTCAAtgcaaccaccaccaccatctccaACCACCTCAAGAAATCTCTCTCCCTTGCCCTAACCCATTTCTACCCTCTTGCAGGGCGGCTCGACGGTGGCAAGGGTTTCATCGACTGTGCCGACGACGGCGTACCTTACATAGAAACAACAGTGAAGAATTGCAAGCTTGCTGAAGTTACTCATAATCCAATTCCTG GAGAACTGAACATTCTGGTTCCGTTCAAACTGGACGACATAACCAACATCATATTCGGAGTACAGCTGAACGTTTTCGACTGCGGCGGCATTGCAATCGGCGCGTGTCTTTCCCACCAAATCGCCGACGCCTTATCCTTCTTCAACTTCCTTAATCATTGGGCTTCCATTGCCACCAAAAAACGCAATCCACCAACTCCACAGTTTCTTTCATCAAAGCTTTTCCCACCGATAAACATCTCCGGCTTCGATCCGAGAAGCGGCATAACGACGGAGAACGTGGCGtgcaagttattcttgtttgattcAAGTGTTGTTGAAACCCTAAGAGAAAATTACGCAATGGAAAACAATAATGATGGGGAGAGAAAACCAACTCGTGTTGAGGCTTTATCTGCGTTCATTTGGGGCCGTTATGTGGCAGTTACAACAGAATGTTATGAAGAtcctgagaagaagaagaagaagaagaggagaatgTATGCTGTGGTCCATGCTGTGAATCTAAGGCCGAAGATGGAACCGCCGTTGCCGGAAGATTCGTTTGGAAACTACTACCGAATCACCATGACGATTCCATCTTTGAATGCTCAACAAAAGTGTTATGGACTAGTGAAGCAG GTGAGGGATGAAATAAAGAAGATTGACAAGGAATACATTAGAAAACTTCAAGAGGGAAATGAGCATTTGGATTTCCTTAAGGATAGTTCAGAAAGGGTGCTTGTGAAGGGAGAATTCGTTTCATTTAGCTTCACAAGTCTATGTAGGTTTCCTCTCTATGATGCTGATTTTGGTTGGGGAAAACCAACATGGGTAGGTTCACCTGCCTTAACTTTTAAGAATCTTGTTGTGTTTTGTGACACTAAGAATGGCGGTGGCATTGAAGCCTACGTTAGCTTGAAGATGGAAGACATGGAAAAATTTGAAGCAGATAAGGAGTTGCTTGCTTGTGTGAACAAAAATAAGCCATAG